The Prodigiosinella aquatilis region TGCGTCGGTTCGCTATCACTGGGCGTGGCCCGTGCCATCGTGGATCATGTTCAACAAGCCGGACTGCTTACGCTGTCTCGCCACCGGGAATGGTTACAGCAGTCGCAGCGGCGACTGGCGGCGGCATTAGGGCAGTTAATCCACTGCACGGAACGGGTGGATCGTGGCGAAACCATCAGCCGACAAATTGGTCTGGCAAAAGCGATGGCTACCAGTACGGCAGAATCGGTAGCGGAACAGGCAGTTCACCGTTGTGAGGCGGGCGCTGTTCTCTTCGACCCGCAGTTGAGAAAACTGATGCGTGATATTAAAGGCTTTGAGTACACAGAGGGGACGCGGAATATCCATTTCTTCAATGCCTGCGGGGTGTTCCGGGAGAATAAAATCAATGGGTAAATGTGATGAGCTATGGATCGGGGCGGCAGGAACACTACCCGTATCTTCGGTGTGGCGTAATGCTGAAGAGGATGATATCGCGTTGTTACATTGTTGGTTCTCGCTAAACCCCCAGCCGGACCCCGGCCAGCTGCGCATCGCCTCCTACTCTGCCGGTGGCGAATGGCCGGAAGCCAAACACCATCAGAGCGTAACCACATTTTGTCGACAACTGACCACTCGTGGCGCGCTGTCACTGATTTATCTGCATCGCTTGCCTTCACCGGATTGCAAAACACCGTTATTGCCTGAACTTCTCTATAACGCGGGCCATTTCAATGAAGTGCTGGGGCTGAAGATGGATGACAGCGGATTGACATGGAGCCATTTACAATTAGCTGGCGCGATGGTCACGGCCGAGCAGGATTGTTTGCTGATTGTTGATGCACTGTCCCGTTTTTCCTTATCTTCTGACACTTGCGCCAATCGGGTTGATTATCTGTTGTTTAGTCATCCGGGCAAAACCCTGACTACCGGCGGGTGGCGCTGGACACGACAGCCATCTGCCGATCATTCAGACTCGGCGACGCTTGCCGAGTGGCTGACCGATAAACCGCAGGCTGCGGCGTTGACATTGCGTTTACCCGGTGAGCACGGGCAGCAAGACAGTATCCTCAGTCAGCATTATGTCGCGGCAGCATAACGCGATCGGGAGCGCGGTAAATGTTGCTTAATATTGTGGATATCGAGGTTGCCTTCGCCCCTAAAATTCAGACTATCGCACAGGCTGTTGAGCAATTGGGCTTGTCGAAAATTGATGGCAAAATGTTCGAACGCTTTTATGGCCTAAAGCAGTTTCCTCATGATGATGACCAACCGCTGGCCGCACTGATGGCGCCAGTACTGTCGGGTATCGCCGATCGTCATCCTGATCTGGTCGGTCGGCTGAAGCTGTGCGTCCATTGCCATACTATCCCCACGATCTCCCCGTTTAATGATTCGCCACTGGCTGGGCTGGTAAACCATTTTTTTGGTCCAACCACAGAGTGCGCCAGTTATACCATGAGTCACTGCGCTACCGGATTGGTAGCACTGGAACAAACGGCGACCATGCTGGAAGAGGGCGAAAGCGCGATTGTGTTGATTGCAGAGAAAGCCTTCCATCAGTGGGTACAGCTGATCCCTGCGACTACGATTATGGGCGAAGCCGCCTGCGCCGTTTTGATCACTCGTACCGGCAGGCAGCTTAATGTGTTACAGACCACTACCACGCGCGACGGGCGTTTCAGCATCAATAGTGGTCATCGTCAGGAACATGATCCGACACTTTTCCAGCAATGCTATTTTGATTTCGTCCAGCACCATATTACGACCAGCCTGACGAAAAGTGGGATGGATATGTCGGAGATAAAATATCTGGTTCCCCATAACGTTAACCGCTCTTCGTGGAAAGAGATCGGCAAGAATATGATGTTTCCTGCCGATCTGGTCTTCCTCGATAATGTTTCCCGCTATGGGCACTGTTTCGGGGCCGATCCCTTCATCAATTTAATGCGGCTGATCGTCGAAGGTCGCTTGGCTGAAGGTGACAAGGTGATGCTCATCAGCGTCGGGCTGGGCGCAACCGCGTCATCAGCCGTGATC contains the following coding sequences:
- a CDS encoding 3-oxoacyl-[acyl-carrier-protein] synthase III C-terminal domain-containing protein, producing MLLNIVDIEVAFAPKIQTIAQAVEQLGLSKIDGKMFERFYGLKQFPHDDDQPLAALMAPVLSGIADRHPDLVGRLKLCVHCHTIPTISPFNDSPLAGLVNHFFGPTTECASYTMSHCATGLVALEQTATMLEEGESAIVLIAEKAFHQWVQLIPATTIMGEAACAVLITRTGRQLNVLQTTTTRDGRFSINSGHRQEHDPTLFQQCYFDFVQHHITTSLTKSGMDMSEIKYLVPHNVNRSSWKEIGKNMMFPADLVFLDNVSRYGHCFGADPFINLMRLIVEGRLAEGDKVMLISVGLGATASSAVIECHLQHWKP